One segment of Carya illinoinensis cultivar Pawnee chromosome 13, C.illinoinensisPawnee_v1, whole genome shotgun sequence DNA contains the following:
- the LOC122291502 gene encoding tropinone reductase homolog At2g29290-like isoform X1, translating to MSRAEVDRSSTESRWSLEGTTALVTGGTKGIGHAIVEELARFGAAVHTCSRNQTELNECKHEWEKKGFRVTVSVCDVTSLPERQKLITTVSSLFHGKLNILINNVGTNKIKPTTEYTVEDFSLIMATNFESAYHLSQLSHPLLKASSAGSIVFLSSVCGVVSVNVGSIYSATKGAMNQLTKNLACEWAKDNIRTNCVAPWFITTPLADPVITSHYIIFHFSSLIKFLNDESKLKAIISRTPMGRVGEPKEVSSLVAFLCLPAASFITGQTICVDGGMTVNGFMLSP from the exons atgagtagAGCAGAAGTGGATCGCAGTAGTACTGAAAGTAGATGGAGTCTTGAGGGAACCACGGCTCTTGTCACGGGCGGAACAAAAGGAATTGG GCATGCTATTGTGGAGGAACTTGCACGTTTTGGTGCGGCTGTACATACATGCTCTCGAAATCAAACTGAGCTTAATGAATGTAAGCACGAGTGGGAGAAGAAGGGTTTTCGAGTCACTGTTTCAGTGTGTGATGTAACTTCTCTACCTGAACGACAGAAGTTAATTACCACTGTCTCATCTCTCTTTCATGGCAAACTCAATATTCTT ATTAACAATGTGGgaacaaacaaaatcaaaccGACAACGGAGTACACAGTCGAAGATTTCTCGTTGATAATGGCCACTAATTTCGAATCAGCTTATCACTTGAGCCAGCTTTCACATCCTCTTCTGAAAGCTTCATCAGCAGGAAGTATTGTGTTTCTTTCTTCAGTTTGTGGAGTCGTATCAGTCAACGTTGGATCCATATATAGCGCCACCAAAg GAGCAATGAATCAGCTAACAAAAAATCTTGCATGCGAGTGGGCAAAAGATAATATAAGGACTAATTGTGTTGCACCTTGGTTCATCACGACTCCCCTTGCTGATCCTGTAATTACTTCCCATTATATCATCTTTCATTTCTCATCCTTAATTAAG TTTCTTAATGATGAAAGCAAGTTGAAGGCTATCATCTCTCGAACACCAATGGGAAGAGTTGGAGAGCCAAAAGAGGTGTCTTCGTTGGTGGCGTTTCTTTGCCTTCCTGCGGCCTCTTTCATCACTGGCCAGACTATTTGCGTTGACGGAGGGATGACGGTGAATGGCTTTATGTTGTCCCCATAA
- the LOC122291502 gene encoding senescence-associated protein 13-like isoform X3 translates to MSRAEVDRSSTESRWSLEGTTALVTGGTKGIGHAIVEELARFGAAVHTCSRNQTELNECKHEWEKKGFRVTVSVCDVTSLPERQKLITTVSSLFHGKLNILINNVGTNKIKPTTEYTVEDFSLIMATNFESAYHLSQLSHPLLKASSAGSIVFLSSVCGVVSVNVGSIYSATKVS, encoded by the exons atgagtagAGCAGAAGTGGATCGCAGTAGTACTGAAAGTAGATGGAGTCTTGAGGGAACCACGGCTCTTGTCACGGGCGGAACAAAAGGAATTGG GCATGCTATTGTGGAGGAACTTGCACGTTTTGGTGCGGCTGTACATACATGCTCTCGAAATCAAACTGAGCTTAATGAATGTAAGCACGAGTGGGAGAAGAAGGGTTTTCGAGTCACTGTTTCAGTGTGTGATGTAACTTCTCTACCTGAACGACAGAAGTTAATTACCACTGTCTCATCTCTCTTTCATGGCAAACTCAATATTCTT ATTAACAATGTGGgaacaaacaaaatcaaaccGACAACGGAGTACACAGTCGAAGATTTCTCGTTGATAATGGCCACTAATTTCGAATCAGCTTATCACTTGAGCCAGCTTTCACATCCTCTTCTGAAAGCTTCATCAGCAGGAAGTATTGTGTTTCTTTCTTCAGTTTGTGGAGTCGTATCAGTCAACGTTGGATCCATATATAGCGCCACCAAAg TTTCTTAA
- the LOC122291504 gene encoding tropinone reductase homolog At1g07440-like, translated as MAQNLSGRWSLQGTTALVTGGTKGIGHAIVEELAALGASVHTCSRNEAELNECLRAWEKKGFRVTGSVCDLVSRPQREELMKTVSHHFEGKLNILINNVGTNIKKPTVDTTAEDFSFVVTTNLESSYHMSQLAHPLLKASGCGSIVFISSVGGHVSISTGSVYEASKGAVNQLTKSLACEWARDNIRSNCVAPWATRTPLVENDLKGKLLELVNFRTPLRRPGEPEEVSSMVAFLCLPAASYITGQVIYLDGGMTVNGFSI; from the exons ATGGCTCAAAATCTCAGCGGAAGATGGTCTCTTCAGGGAACGACAGCTCTTGTCACTGGTGGAACCAAAGGAATCGG GCATGCTATTGTGGAGGAACTGGCAGCGCTAGGAGCGTCTGTGCATACATGCTCTAGAAATGAAGCCGAGCTTAACGAATGCTTGCGCGCGTGGGAGAAGAAAGGTTTCCGAGTCACCGGCTCGGTGTGTGACCTTGTGTCTCGACCCCAACGAGAGGAGCTCATGAAAACAGTTTCTCATCACTTTGAGGGCAAACTCAATATCCTT ATAAACAATGTGGGAACCAACATAAAGAAACCAACCGTAGACACGACAGCGGAGGATTTCTCATTCGTTGTCACAACAAACCTCGAATCTTCTTACCACATGAGCCAACTTGCACATCCTCTGCTGAAAGCATCAGGTTGTGGAAGCattgttttcatttcttctgTTGGAGGACATGTGTCTATAAGCACTGGATCTGTTTATGAAGCAAGCAAAg GAGCTGTAAACCAGCTTACAAAAAGTTTGGCTTGCGAGTGGGCAAGAGATAATATCAGGAGCAATTGCGTTGCACCTTGGGCCACTAGAACTCCTTTAGTTGAAAAT GATCTTAAAGGAAAGCTTTTGGAACTGGTAAATTTCCGGACACCTCTTAGACGACCTGGAGAGCCAGAGGAGGTTTCATCCATGGTAGCTTTTCTCTGCCTGCCAGCAGCCTCTTACATAACTGGGCAGGTCATTTACTTGGATGGAGGGATGACTGTGAATGGATTCTCCATATAA
- the LOC122291502 gene encoding tropinone reductase homolog At2g29290-like isoform X2: MSRAEVDRSSTESRWSLEGTTALVTGGTKGIGHAIVEELARFGAAVHTCSRNQTELNECKHEWEKKGFRVTVSVCDVTSLPERQKLITTVSSLFHGKLNILINNVGTNKIKPTTEYTVEDFSLIMATNFESAYHLSQLSHPLLKASSAGSIVFLSSVCGVVSVNVGSIYSATKGAMNQLTKNLACEWAKDNIRTNCVAPWFITTPLADPFLNDESKLKAIISRTPMGRVGEPKEVSSLVAFLCLPAASFITGQTICVDGGMTVNGFMLSP, from the exons atgagtagAGCAGAAGTGGATCGCAGTAGTACTGAAAGTAGATGGAGTCTTGAGGGAACCACGGCTCTTGTCACGGGCGGAACAAAAGGAATTGG GCATGCTATTGTGGAGGAACTTGCACGTTTTGGTGCGGCTGTACATACATGCTCTCGAAATCAAACTGAGCTTAATGAATGTAAGCACGAGTGGGAGAAGAAGGGTTTTCGAGTCACTGTTTCAGTGTGTGATGTAACTTCTCTACCTGAACGACAGAAGTTAATTACCACTGTCTCATCTCTCTTTCATGGCAAACTCAATATTCTT ATTAACAATGTGGgaacaaacaaaatcaaaccGACAACGGAGTACACAGTCGAAGATTTCTCGTTGATAATGGCCACTAATTTCGAATCAGCTTATCACTTGAGCCAGCTTTCACATCCTCTTCTGAAAGCTTCATCAGCAGGAAGTATTGTGTTTCTTTCTTCAGTTTGTGGAGTCGTATCAGTCAACGTTGGATCCATATATAGCGCCACCAAAg GAGCAATGAATCAGCTAACAAAAAATCTTGCATGCGAGTGGGCAAAAGATAATATAAGGACTAATTGTGTTGCACCTTGGTTCATCACGACTCCCCTTGCTGATCCT TTTCTTAATGATGAAAGCAAGTTGAAGGCTATCATCTCTCGAACACCAATGGGAAGAGTTGGAGAGCCAAAAGAGGTGTCTTCGTTGGTGGCGTTTCTTTGCCTTCCTGCGGCCTCTTTCATCACTGGCCAGACTATTTGCGTTGACGGAGGGATGACGGTGAATGGCTTTATGTTGTCCCCATAA